AGGGGGTGAGGGGTGTACAGTGTGTTGTATACAGTTTAAATAAGTAGGGGGTGAGGACTGTTCAGTGTGTTGTATACAGTTTAAATAAGTAGGGGGTGAGGGGTGTACAGTGTGTTGAGCACAGTTTAAATAAGTAGGGGGTGAGGGGTGTACAGTGTGTTGTATACAGTTTAAATAAGTAGGGGGTGAGGACTGTTCAGTGTGTTGAATACAGTTTAAATAAGTAGGGGGTGAGGGGTGTACAGGTTCATAACAAACTGGCATTTGATCTAACCTATTGGAACTAGACTCTCCCACACTCTTTGGTCGTTACTTCCTCTGTCTAAAAGACTCAGTCTGATGTTCTCTACACCCGACATGCAGTCTAAAAACACCTGAAATGTGGGGTGGAAGTTTGGGCTGTAGTCATAGTCTAACTGCCCACTCTGAAACACAAGATGAAAATAATATTAGCCAAATATGGACAGTAACAGAGAGATAGAATTACTGTAGCTGGACATGTAGCATGTAGAACATTTTTTCCTGTGGGAACTTCCTGGTGTCATGTACATAAAAACCACACATCAAACCCAACACCAGAGACCAATAGTAGCACATTACAAAGGAAtacttacactgagtgtacaaaacattaaggacaccttccttacagttttgtcaagttggctggatgtcctttgagtggtggatcattcttgatacacacagtaaactgttgagcgtgaaaaacccagctgttttgcagttcttgacataggCCAACTACtgtaccataccctgttcaaaggcacattcaatggcccattcaccctctgaaaggcACATTCAatggcccattcaccctctgaaaggcACATTCAatggcccattcaccctctgaatggcacacatacacaatccatatctgAATTGTCTTAAAAAGGCTTAAAAAAAtctttaacccatctcctccccttcatctatactgattgaagtggatttaccaagtggcatcaataaaagatcaaagctttcacctgcattcatctggtcagtcaatgtcatgaaaagagccggtgtccttaatgttttgtacactcagtgcatatCGGAATGTATGGTAGAATTTGATGGCCATGCTTACTTTTGGCTGTATGCTAGAATTTGCCACCAGCTCACAGCAGAGGCCATATTTTCCTCGAGGAGTCAATGTGCAGTTGGAGTTGGATATAATGAACGTAGTTCCGTTCTGTTGATGTTCCACCTTCAAAGAATAAAGGTGCATTACTTCAAGGCAAACTGATcaaacacattcacactaacagtTCTGGAAGAAATCAAGGAATGGTAATGAGCCATTTTACCACCATTTATCCAGCTAGAACAATATCTACGTTCAAGTTCATTCTACAAAACAACTCTTGCCGTGTGCAGAATGAATTCCTCCATATTCTAAACATTACCTCACAACGTGGCACATTCTTGGGCAACAAAATAACATTCAGTATGCGCTTCTGGGGTCTGTTCCCTTGTGGTCGGAGGAACAGCAGCACCTGGCTTCGGACCGGGAGGAAGGAGAACCAATTTCTGATGAGGCCAAAGAGGGAGAGGTGTGTGATGTTTACAATCACGTGTGTAGGAGTCGTCTTGAGTGGCTGAACAATCTCCATGTTGCCATCAGTAACATGGGCCACGGACAAATTGTCTTCCTTCTCTGCAGAATAAGAACAATTATTTTATTGACTGTAAATAATGCTTTAATTTACTGTAAGTTTCATCCAAAGAATGAATGTATTATTTAGTGgtaatgtcatgtataatgtcatgtcATACCCATTTTATTATTGAGTTATTAGAATAATCTTTATATTACATATTAAAACAATCAATATACTGAAATGATGCATCACTTACCATCACACATACAGTGATGCATCACTTACCATCACACATACAGTGATGCATCACTTACCATCACACATACAGCGATGCATCACTTACCATCACACATACAGCGATGCATCACTTACCATCACACATACAGTGATGCATCACTTACCATCACACATACAGTGATGCATCACTTACCATCACACATACAGTGATGCATCACTTACCATCACACATACAGCGATGCATCACTTACCATCACACATACAGTGATGCATCACTTACCATCACACATACAGCGATGCATCACTTACCATCACACATACAGCGATGCATCACTTACCATCACACATACAGCGATGCATCACTTACCATCACACATACAGTGATGCATCACTTACCATCACACATACAGTGATGCATCACTTACCATCACACATACAGCGATGCATCACTTACCATCACACATACAGCGATGCATCACTTACCATCACACATACAGCGATGCATCACTTACCATCACACATACAGCGATGCATCACTTACCATAACACATACAGTGATGCATCACTTACCATCACACATACAGTGATGCATCACTTACCATCACACATACAGCGATGCATCACTTACCATAACACATACAGTGATGCATCACTTACCATAACA
This region of Oncorhynchus masou masou isolate Uvic2021 unplaced genomic scaffold, UVic_Omas_1.1 unplaced_scaffold_10456, whole genome shotgun sequence genomic DNA includes:
- the LOC135528840 gene encoding NACHT, LRR and PYD domains-containing protein 1-like; this encodes MMQLKCKLQESMDLSLKTPNSSFLPDDVTVEYNKMKMYYEKLMGCSSIVQFTPRLDLHTKSTTFESQSGNGRKRVQVSTGVTMLNPEIVKDLTTHNHKPTYRLQCPKAGLFQCRSTGLVFLMERKGDVVYKVTQWDSSLLGSRIPAGPLFSIDCPEQSVCELHLPHCMCDEKEDNLSVAHVTDGNMEIVQPLKTTPTHVIVNITHLSLFGLIRNWFSFLPVRSQVLLFLRPQGNRPQKRILNVILLPKNVPRCEVEHQQNGTTFIISNSNCTLTPRGKYGLCCELVANSSIQPKSGQLDYDYSPNFHPTFQVFLDCMSGVENIRLSLLDRGSNDQRVWESLVPIG